The Candidatus Methylomirabilota bacterium genome contains the following window.
GGGAGACCCAGCCGCACCGTCGTCCCGTGCCCCGGCACGCTGCCGAGCTCGAGCGCGCCGTGATGCCGCGCCACGATGGCCTGGGTCAGCGACAACCCGAGCCCCAGACGCCCCGGCCCCTTGGTCGTGAAGAAGGGCTCGAGCGCGCGCGCCCGTACCTCATCATCCATCCCCGCGCCCGCATCCTCGACGACCACCGCCACGCGCCCGCCACCGTCCCAGCGGGCCCGGACCGTGACGGCGCCGCCGGCCGGCTGCGCCTCGGCCGCGTTCTCGAGCAGGTGCTCGAGGGCCTCGCGGAGGTCGTCGGCGTCGCCGCGCACCGGCGGCAGGGGCTCGAGCTCCAGCGTGACGGTCGGCCGGGGCGCCCCGCGGGCTGCCCATCGGCGCCCGGCAGTGTCGATCGCCGCGCGGAGGACCCCCGCGAGATCGAGCGGGGCGAGGGGGCGGTCCCGGCGGCCCGGCGCAAACCCGAGGAGGCCGCGGACAGCCTCGGCGGCGCGCCAGGCGACCTCTTCCGCGACCGCGAGGTCGCCCTCGACGGCGGCGTCACGGACCCGCTCCCGAATCAGGGTGAGCCGCGCCAGCAGGATCGCCAGGAGGCTCGCGAAGTCCCGCACGGGCGGCAGAGGGGCCGCCGCGGGCCGGCGCTCCTGCGCACGCAGCTCGCTGAGCGCCGCCAGGGTCTCGGCATGAAGGCGTGCGTTCCGGAGCGCGGCGGACGCGGGCGCGCGGAGATCCGCGAGGGCCTGCAGGCTGACCGCCCCCGACCCGCCGGCGACCAGCACGGCTACCATCCGGTCGCCGGCGACGAGCGGCACCACGACCCGCGGCGGGGCGCCGAGGAACGCGGCGAGCGCCGCATCGCCGCCGGCCGGCGAGGCGAGCCAGGGCTCTCCGGTCTGGACCGCCACGGCCACGCCGCCCGCGCTCGGATCGGGAGGAACGGCACCCTCCGGGAGGCCGACGCCGGCGGCGAGGGTCAGCCCTCCCTCGTCGGGAAGCAACACCGCCACGCGCGCCGCACCGAGCCGGACCGCCGCCTCCTGGGCCACGGCGGCCGCTACCCGCCCGAGGTCGAGATCCTGGCCGAGCAGCGTCGTCGCCCACCCGGAAGCCGCCGCGCCGGGGGCGCCGACGCCGAGCACGAGCGCCGCGCGATCGGCGACGAGCACCAGCGTCTCGAGCGCCTGGCCGGCGAACGCCGCCGGGCGCCGCCGTCCGGCCAGCAGCACGCCGAGCACCCCGCCGTCGGCGGCGCGCACCGGCAGCGCCAGCGCGCTGCCGAGGCCGTGCTCCCGCAGTAGCCGGTCGCTCGCGTGGTGCGCGAGCCCACCCTGGATCGCATCGCGCTCGACGAACGCGCGGCCGACGATGCCCTCGTCGAGACGCACGCGCAGCTCCCCGGCCGCGAACCCACGTCGCGCCACGGCCTCGAGGCCGTCACCGCGTCCCGGCGTGAAGAGCGCGGCGCAGTCGGCGCCGGCTTCGTGGATCACCCGGTCCAGGGCCAGGAACAATGCCTCGGCGCGTCCGAGCGAAGGCTGGACCGCGAGGAGGCTCTTGATCCGGCCGAGCGTCCGGCGCTCGCTCTCGCCCAGAGGCTCGCCGGCCCCCGAGGCCGGCGCCGGCGCGGGCTGGAGCCGCGCGACCGACGCCGCGAGCTCGTCCAGCCGTCGCGTGATGTGAACGAGGGCGTCGCGGAGGTCACCGAGCGAGGCCTCCCCGGAGCTCATGGTCCGGAGGGCGCCTTGAGGCCGTGGCCGGTCAGCGGCACCACGATGACCGGCGCGGCGCCGAGCTCCCCGCGCGCGAGCATCCGCCACGCCGCCGCCGGGGCCACCGCGGCGGTCGGCTCGACGAAGAGTCCCTCCGCCCCGAGCCGCGCTCGGGCCGCCCGGACCTCGGCGTCGTCGACGATCGCCCAGCCGCCTCCCGACTCGAGGACGGCGGCCTCGATCTCGGCCGCCCGGACCGGCGTCCGGATGCGAATCCCCTCGGCCACGGTGTCACCGCTCCCGACCGACCGGCCCAGGGGCGGCCCCGCCAGCGGCGCGCACCCCGCGCTCTGAACGCCGAGCAGGCGCGGCAGCCGCGGGATCGCGCGCGCGCCGAGGAGCTCCCGGAACCCGAGGGCCAGACCGAGCAAGAGCGTGCCGTGGCCGACCGGCGAGACGACCCAGTCGGGCACCGTTCCGTCGAGCTGCTCCCACAGCTCGAAGGCGACGGTCTTGGTGCCGTGAAAGAAGGTCGGGCTCCAGCAGTGGCTCGCGTAGACGCCCGGTGCCTCCTGGGCCGCGCGGGCGACCTCCTCCCGGGTCCCGGGCACGCGGACCACACGGGCGCCATAGGCCTCGATCTGGGCGAGCTTGCCTGGCCCGGTGGCCTGTGGCACGTAGATGGTCGCGCGGATTCCCGCCCGCGCGCTGTAGGCGGCGATGGCAGCGCCCGCGTTCCCGGACGAGTCCTCGACGATCTGATCGGCGCCGGCCGCGCGCAGCTCCGTCAGCAGGACGGCCGCGCCGCGGTCCTTGAACGAGCCGGTAGGGTTCGCGGTCTCCACCTTGAAGAGGAGGCGACCGTCGCGCGAGGGGACGAGCGGTGTCATCCCTTCCCCGAGCGTCACCGCCGCCGCGGCCACCGGGAGGGCCTCGTGGTACCGCCAGAGGGATCGGGGCCGCGCGGGAAGCTTCTCCCGCGGCAGGACGGCGTGGACGGGCTGGAGCGCCCATGGCGCCCCGCACCGGCATCGCCAGTCCACCGGGGCGCCCGATCCGGCCTGGCCACAGGCGGCGCATCGGATCGGGCCGGTCATGGCCGCGGAAAGACGCGCCCCTCCCGGAGGGGCCGGGAGGGGCGGGGCACGGCGAGGGTCGGGACGGTTACTTCTTGCCGAGCGTCTTGATGTAGTTGACGAGATCCCAGCGGTCCTTCTCGGGAAGGCTCGCCCAGGGCGGCATC
Protein-coding sequences here:
- a CDS encoding pyridoxal-phosphate dependent enzyme, giving the protein MDWRCRCGAPWALQPVHAVLPREKLPARPRSLWRYHEALPVAAAAVTLGEGMTPLVPSRDGRLLFKVETANPTGSFKDRGAAVLLTELRAAGADQIVEDSSGNAGAAIAAYSARAGIRATIYVPQATGPGKLAQIEAYGARVVRVPGTREEVARAAQEAPGVYASHCWSPTFFHGTKTVAFELWEQLDGTVPDWVVSPVGHGTLLLGLALGFRELLGARAIPRLPRLLGVQSAGCAPLAGPPLGRSVGSGDTVAEGIRIRTPVRAAEIEAAVLESGGGWAIVDDAEVRAARARLGAEGLFVEPTAAVAPAAAWRMLARGELGAAPVIVVPLTGHGLKAPSGP
- a CDS encoding ATP-binding protein — translated: MSSGEASLGDLRDALVHITRRLDELAASVARLQPAPAPASGAGEPLGESERRTLGRIKSLLAVQPSLGRAEALFLALDRVIHEAGADCAALFTPGRGDGLEAVARRGFAAGELRVRLDEGIVGRAFVERDAIQGGLAHHASDRLLREHGLGSALALPVRAADGGVLGVLLAGRRRPAAFAGQALETLVLVADRAALVLGVGAPGAAASGWATTLLGQDLDLGRVAAAVAQEAAVRLGAARVAVLLPDEGGLTLAAGVGLPEGAVPPDPSAGGVAVAVQTGEPWLASPAGGDAALAAFLGAPPRVVVPLVAGDRMVAVLVAGGSGAVSLQALADLRAPASAALRNARLHAETLAALSELRAQERRPAAAPLPPVRDFASLLAILLARLTLIRERVRDAAVEGDLAVAEEVAWRAAEAVRGLLGFAPGRRDRPLAPLDLAGVLRAAIDTAGRRWAARGAPRPTVTLELEPLPPVRGDADDLREALEHLLENAAEAQPAGGAVTVRARWDGGGRVAVVVEDAGAGMDDEVRARALEPFFTTKGPGRLGLGLSLTQAIVARHHGALELGSVPGHGTTVRLGLPTAHSLPAGAAPDVARVLVVEDEASVRAALVALLERHGYMPLPAADGREALGIVQRQRVDAVLTDLTVAPVSGFEVARTVKRIRPGTPVILITGWPGRLDPAVVQASGIDRIIEKPAGEAEVLGALDAALTQRRARGS